CTGTAAAATTACTTGCATTTACTACTGCAAGTGAATATGTTCCAGGAGTTGCAGGAAATGTTTGGCTCCATCCCGGTTTATTTTCTTCGCCCACAGTGTAATTCCCTGCGAGTAGTTGAGTGAAGAGATAATTTCCATCATTATCGGTGAACACAGAATCGTATGCTGCGCCGGAAATTTTGATTTTCCAATTGGCAATCCCTGTTTCGCCAACATCTTTTGCACTATTATTATTCGCATCGTTAAATTTCATACCGCTGATTTTTCCGTATTGAAAATTACCGAAGTCTTGATTTGCGATGTTTGCATTACTCGTCATCGTGATTGAATATGGTTCGTTGTTTGCAGGCATTGTTTGCAACCATCCTTCTTGCATTTCTTCCGTGAGCGTATAATTTCCTGCGGGTAAATCGAGAAATGAAAATAATCCATCTGCTAATGTAATTATTGAATCAACGACAGGACCGGATAATTTTATTTTCCAGTTTGCAAGAGGAGTTTCACCAATATCTTTTACGCCGTTGCTATTAATATCGAGAAATTTTAAACCGCTGATTGTTCCTGGAAAAAATGCACCGAAATCTTTATCAATAACATTATCGCCATCGAGGATTTCTGTATAGGTATGCGGAGTGGCAGGAAGCGTTTGAATCATTCCTCCCCAAGTCGTGAGAGAAACAGTGTACGTTCCCGATGGAAGTCCTACGAAAGAATATAAACCATCACCGTCAGTATAGGTAACGCGAGTTTGAGTGCCCGTTAAATTTAATTCTTCATCCATCATTCCCGGATCGCCAGCGTCTTTCATTCCATCACCGTTAAGGTCTTCGAAAACAGTTCCGGAAATTGATGAAGGTACAAATATATTGATATCATCAATCGCCCATCCTTCATCAACTGACGATTCATCAGAAATAAATCGAAATCTGAATTGAACATTTGATACGCCTGCTAATCCGGTAAGAACTAAATATGAGTTCACCCATCCGTTCACAGGGTTATCTAATAATGCGCTTGAACCACTCCAACTTGGACCATTGATTTTGATCGGCGATCCTTCCGGAATTGGGTTTTCGTAATCGTACCAGTTATAACCGGAAATGTCTTCAAATTCTCCTACAATGGTAAATGCTCCGCCGTTTATACTCACTTCTATTACTCCTCCATCATAACCGGATTCTGATTTATAGTTGTTATAAAAACTTAGAACTGGGTCATTGGTTAAAGAAGAGAAATTAAAATAAGGAGACATTACATAATTATTTAAGTCAATGGAATAATTGCCAGTTGTTTTTGTTACCCAAGCGTTTACACCGCTATGAGCAGAAGCCATTTGTGTTTTTGACGGAGTTCCTCTTACCCATTCAACTGGTCCGCTCATAGCACCAGTTGTCCAACCGGAATCAGATATTCCTTCGAAGTTTTCTGTGTATGGAAATGAACTGTACATCAGTGAACCGGTAAAATTTCCGGATGCTATATCGTTAGAACCGTCTCCATCACTGGCTACAAAACTGCGAACATACATTTGAAAACCACCTGATGGAGGTATATAAGAAGTAGTGAACGTTACGTTTGCAACCGGTGGCGTGCCGCTCCAGGTTGGCGTCAACGTTTCATTTATTCCATCAACGGAACTCGTAGGTGCAGAACCTGCTTTGTAAGTTAGATTGATGGTAGATGGTGCTGCTGCGCTTCCTAACCACTTTACTGATGCAACAACATTATTCGCAACGCTCATTATCACAGGTTGACTGAAACTGACAGCAGTTACAGATAGATCGACAGCAACAGAACCAATTTTTATATTGTCAATGTAAATATTGTTTCCGTAGTAATTCCTGGATATAAATGCGATAACCACATTCGCACCCACTACCGATGAAGGAAGCGATACTTGTTCTGTGCGCCATGCAGTTGGAAACGCAGGTGGAATATATTCATCGTCCGTAACTTCAGTTCCTAACGATGCGCCGCCTTTTTTATAAATATGTGTTGTAGAAAACGTTACGCCTCCGTCCGTTGAAATGACTACTTTCAACGAATCGTTGCCGTATGTGTTCTCTGCATATGCAACATCAAACTTCAGTAAATCTCCTGAAACGAGTCCCGTCAGTACTGGCGTTTTCAAAGAATCGCGTTGTCCTGTATTGGAATAGTTGTAGCAATCCATATATACAGAACCGCTTCCGATTCCATAACCGCTTGCGCCACTCATACGAGCCCACGTAACTGTGCCTGAATTTGCATTTCCAACACGCCAACCTGTTGGAGGAAAGGTTGCGTTTTCGAAATCTTCTACTGTAAGTCCTTGCACATTCAACGTTCCTTGCTTCCCGAGTGAAGCGGGGGCAAAAACTGCTTGACGTGTTAACGACTTAACCTTTTTCGGTTTTGTAATACTTTTCTTTCCTGCAAATGTATCTACAGAAATGAAAAGAACGAATAACATTAGTAATAAAGTTGTAAACGAACGTTTCAACATAAAATACCTCGTAATTTAGAAATGAATAAATTATTAATTAAAAAATGCGGAAGAATGATACACTTATTTAGCAACACCACCAATAAAAAGATGCAAGTACTTTCCACTTTTTGACTAATACCACATCTTTTCTTGCGAACTCCAAACCTGTAATAAGTGTAACTTCTTTGTTGTAACAATATCTATGCCAAATATTTGAACCAAAAAATATTGTTGCAATTTGACGTATTGAAGGGTAAAAGAGTTTAAGAAATATTTGTAGAGATTTTTTTTATTTTTGAAAATACATTTCTCTAATTGGATATGAATCACTTGCGGTAACTGCAGTACGGCAGGATTTATTATGTGTACTTTCCTATTTCCACTTTTTGCACTGCATTTTTTAATTCCTTCAATCCAATGGGTTTCAGTAAATAATCCACAACATTTGGTAAATCCATCGCTTGATAGATGTATTGAAAATGCGCCGTTACAAAAACGACACTGAAGTTCTTTTGTCGTAGTTCTTTCAACATTTCAAAACCATTCTTTACCGGCATTTCGATATCGAGAAATACGACATTGGGTTCATATTGCAGAATTACTTCTTTTCCCGCAGAAGCGCTATCAGCAGTTGCAACAACTTCAACGTTCTTGCAAAAACGTTCAAGCATTTGACGGAGGACAGTTCTTCCGCTTCGTTCGTCATCTATTATCACCGCACGTAACATAGTTTTTGTAAAAAACGTAATGTAGAATTGAACAAACAAACGAATGGTTGCAGAAGTATCCTCTGCAACCATTTGTTTTTCGCACTGAATTGTTCTATGAACCTTTAGGTATTCGCATAACGAAAAATATTTACCTCAATGGGTCTCATTTATTTAGAACAAATCATCCATTACTATTTCATTAATACCATTTTCCTCACGGAAGAAAATGTTTCTTCGGTTTCGATTCCTTTCACGATTATGCGGTAGTAATAAATTCCGCTCGATAGTTTATTCGCATCAAATTGCACTTCGTGTTCTCCTTCTTCCATCGTTTCATTGTTTAAAAGCGTTGCTACTTCTTGACCGAGAACGTTGTAGATTTTCAACGTTGTTTGTAAGGGCAATTCATGAATTGCCCCTACGGGAATTTCAAATCGAATCGTTGTCGTCGGATTAAACGGATTGGGAAAGTTTTGCGAAAGTGAAAATTCAGCGGGAAGTTCCCGAAGAACATTCGCTCGAATTTTGTTTTCACTGATATTTTGGCAAACGAAGTAAATAGTATTCGAGGGCGATGAAAGAACGTTTGCGTTGTCTGCCGTTCAAACAAAATAGTATATGTGTTCCGAAACATCTTCATACGATGTTCCCGTAACCGTTGCGTGATAATTGAAATTTTACCACATTTCAAGGGTGAGATGATACATTTTATTCAACATTTTTCTTGATTTCCTAGTCTAGAGCCGAATTAAAATATTCGCTTAACAATTGAAACTTGCTTCGTAATACAATATGAAATCGAAAATTATTCATTCGTTCCGAATACTCTATCGCCCGCATCGCCAAGCCCAGGAAGGATGTAACCTTTGTTGTTCAATTCCCTATCGAGCGCGGCGGAATAAATAATGACATCGCTGTGGTCTTTGAGAATGCGTTTCACTCCTTCAGGCGCAGCGACAAGACAAACGTATCGAACTGTTTCTGCTCCGCGTTGTTTCAAAAATTTTATTGCCGCGCTTCCGCTTCCCCCAGTTGCAAGCATCGGGTCCAAAAGAAACACGACGCTTCCTTTGATACGTTGTGGAATTTTAAAGTAATAATCCATTGGCTCAAGAGTTTTTTCATTGCGCGCAAGTCCGATATGACCAACACGTGCATTGGAAAACACATCGAGAAATCCGCCAATGATTCCGAGCCCAGCGCGAAGAACAGGAACGAGGACGATAGTATCTTTCAAATCGTATCCTGTTGTCTTTTCGAGCGGAGTTTGCACGTTGAATTCTTTCAGTTTCAAATCGCGCGCGGCTTCAAATGCAAGGATGATGGAAATGCGCCGCAATGTTGGTCGAAACAAACTGCTTGGTGTTTTTTTGTTGCGCAACGTTGTTAAATCGCGTTTGATGACGGGATGGTCAATGAGTTTGAAGTTCTTCATAGAGTATGTTTATTGGTTTGCTTGTTAGTTAGTTTGTTCGTTTGTAACTAATCAACGAGCAAATTTACACATCTTGGCGGGCAAGCGAACGATTGAACAAAATTTTCGTGGAAAAGATAGAGAAATGAAAAGCGAGTTTAAAACAAAAAAGCAATTTCTTCCGCTATATTTTAAACTCTTTTTTCAAGCATTGTATCTAACACGACGCTAAAAATTATGCGTTGTTCTTAACAAACAAAATGGTTTTGAGATATTATTTCATATTTTTCTCCTCAAAATTTGCATTTAAAATACAGATACACA
The Ignavibacteria bacterium genome window above contains:
- a CDS encoding response regulator yields the protein MVAEDTSATIRLFVQFYITFFTKTMLRAVIIDDERSGRTVLRQMLERFCKNVEVVATADSASAGKEVILQYEPNVVFLDIEMPVKNGFEMLKELRQKNFSVVFVTAHFQYIYQAMDLPNVVDYLLKPIGLKELKNAVQKVEIGKYT
- a CDS encoding T9SS type A sorting domain-containing protein, which codes for MYFVCQNISENKIRANVLRELPAEFSLSQNFPNPFNPTTTIRFEIPVGAIHELPLQTTLKIYNVLGQEVATLLNNETMEEGEHEVQFDANKLSSGIYYYRIIVKGIETEETFSSVRKMVLMK
- a CDS encoding uracil phosphoribosyltransferase, whose amino-acid sequence is MKNFKLIDHPVIKRDLTTLRNKKTPSSLFRPTLRRISIILAFEAARDLKLKEFNVQTPLEKTTGYDLKDTIVLVPVLRAGLGIIGGFLDVFSNARVGHIGLARNEKTLEPMDYYFKIPQRIKGSVVFLLDPMLATGGSGSAAIKFLKQRGAETVRYVCLVAAPEGVKRILKDHSDVIIYSAALDRELNNKGYILPGLGDAGDRVFGTNE